A genomic region of Friedmanniella luteola contains the following coding sequences:
- a CDS encoding ring-cleaving dioxygenase codes for MSTVSPRGLHHVTAIASDPQANVDFYTGTLGLRLVKQTVNFDAPDSYHLYYGDAAGSPSTLLTFFPWPGVPRGRSGAGMMTATAFSVPGASLGWWQQRFRRLGVDADAPVSRDTEEVLSFRDPDGMVVELVAADGDHRSGWDGVADIPSGHAVRGLHAVTLSEQQLDPSAGMLTELLGLSVEAEDGDRVRFGMPDRGAGGLVDVLAGVRERGRQAGGTVHHVAFRAPDLATMTQWQGELLGRGVRVTQILDRQYFKSIYFREPGGVLFEIATDAPGFATDEPLLELGRHLKLPPWLEPSREQIAAALPPLRLPPQPAEPAA; via the coding sequence ATGAGCACCGTGAGCCCCCGTGGACTCCACCACGTCACCGCCATCGCCAGCGACCCCCAGGCGAACGTCGACTTCTACACCGGGACGCTCGGCCTGCGTCTGGTGAAGCAGACGGTCAACTTCGACGCGCCCGACTCCTACCACCTCTACTACGGCGACGCGGCGGGGTCTCCCTCGACGCTGCTGACCTTCTTCCCGTGGCCGGGGGTGCCGCGCGGCCGCTCCGGCGCCGGGATGATGACCGCCACCGCGTTCAGCGTCCCCGGCGCCTCGCTGGGCTGGTGGCAGCAGCGCTTCCGCCGCCTGGGCGTCGACGCGGACGCCCCCGTCAGCCGCGACACCGAGGAGGTGCTCAGCTTCCGCGACCCCGACGGGATGGTGGTCGAGCTGGTCGCCGCGGACGGTGACCACCGCTCCGGCTGGGACGGCGTCGCCGACATCCCGTCCGGGCACGCGGTCCGCGGCCTGCACGCGGTGACCTTGTCGGAGCAGCAGCTGGACCCCTCGGCCGGGATGCTCACCGAGCTGCTGGGGCTGAGCGTGGAGGCGGAGGACGGGGACCGGGTGCGCTTCGGGATGCCGGACCGCGGCGCCGGCGGCCTCGTCGACGTCCTGGCGGGCGTCCGGGAGCGGGGTCGGCAGGCCGGCGGAACGGTCCACCACGTCGCCTTCCGCGCCCCCGACCTCGCGACCATGACGCAGTGGCAGGGCGAGCTGCTGGGCCGCGGGGTCCGCGTCACCCAGATCCTCGACCGCCAGTACTTCAAGTCCATCTACTTCCGCGAGCCGGGCGGGGTGCTCTTCGAGATCGCCACCGACGCGCCCGGCTTCGCCACCGACGAACCGCTGCTGGAGCTCGGCCGGCACCTCAAGCTGCCCCCGTGGCTCGAGCCGAGCCGTGAGCAGATCGCGGCGGCGCTCCCACCCCTGCGGCTGCCCCCGCAGCCCGCGGAGCCGGCGGCCTGA
- a CDS encoding helix-turn-helix transcriptional regulator — protein MSAAATAPAPLVGRADELARLVAATGLGPPARSGLVLVSGDAGIGKSRLLDALGEQATARGWRVAVGHCLDLGGSPLPYLPFSEIAGRLQATRPEVMQALVHRWPAAARLLPGAALGAEPAGEPLDRGAFFAALHAVLSELGRAGPLLVVIEDLHWADRSTSDLLSYLFSRGFAEPVSVVASYRSDDLHRRHPLRTVAAQWSRLPGVARVELGPLSDAAVRDLVQRLHPDPLAAAEIRTVVERAEGNAFFTEELVAAVGSTVVPRDLAGLLLLRLDSLDVESQLVVRAAAAGGRQVRDDVLAAVAGLGPEAFEAAVRSAVELNVLVADVDGYRFRHSLLAEAVYEDLLPGERRRLHAAFVRALTTLGNGGAADLARHAVAAGEHATAVRAGDRAGDEALAAGGPDEAARHFAQALDLHPGWGAPDVPDLVRLTEKAAAAAAAAGHVLRAGSVVAEQLARLPADAPAEDRARLLVARTEAGLLSESSTDVVALAREAVSLVPAEPPTALRNRAVAVLATALASVRQDEEALRWAEEGLATPPELRVGEVTTLLQTVLARVTERGGDPAASERMLRRALEEGPDDLARLRVRYQLGWVELEGGQLEQALTTFRQAARRSAELGRPYAPTGADSRVLAGLVAYQLGRWDLAEELSEPGAGQPPPLAAAGLAAVALAVRAGRGRTAGWPELMARVRPQWTTDGMVAVHSTAAAIDLHGDAGHVDAALAVYDELVACITTVWGTRDFQGQIRLAGLLLGQLAAHATGADPERRPALLERADALVDAARRARAMGRRPEPGLESQAWLARVHAERLRLQQAAGEPVDPAEVERAWAAAVTAVERYGQPFELARSRTRWAAALKRLGHGREAADVARLAQETAEALGAAPLLAELRPLVGRRGAPEVLTPREAEVLALVAEGLSNREVGERLVVSTKTVSVHVSNILAKLAVRSRTEAVAVARRRGLLA, from the coding sequence ATGTCCGCCGCCGCCACCGCGCCCGCACCCCTGGTGGGCCGGGCCGACGAGCTGGCGAGGCTGGTCGCGGCCACCGGCCTCGGCCCGCCCGCCCGGTCGGGTCTGGTGCTGGTGAGCGGCGACGCGGGCATCGGCAAGTCACGGCTGCTCGACGCGCTCGGCGAGCAGGCGACGGCCCGCGGCTGGCGGGTGGCCGTCGGGCACTGCCTGGACCTGGGCGGCAGCCCGCTCCCCTACCTGCCGTTCTCCGAGATCGCCGGGCGACTCCAGGCCACCCGGCCCGAGGTCATGCAGGCCCTGGTGCACCGGTGGCCGGCCGCGGCCCGGCTGCTGCCGGGCGCGGCCCTCGGTGCCGAGCCGGCGGGCGAGCCGCTCGACCGCGGCGCCTTCTTCGCCGCCCTGCACGCCGTGCTCTCCGAGCTCGGCCGCGCGGGTCCGCTGCTGGTGGTGATCGAGGACCTGCACTGGGCCGACCGCTCCACCTCCGACCTGCTCAGCTACCTGTTCAGCCGCGGTTTCGCCGAGCCGGTCTCGGTCGTCGCCTCCTACCGCAGCGACGACCTGCACCGGCGGCACCCGCTGCGCACCGTCGCCGCCCAGTGGTCCCGGCTGCCCGGTGTCGCCCGGGTCGAGCTGGGGCCGCTCTCCGACGCCGCCGTCCGCGACCTGGTGCAGCGGCTGCACCCGGACCCGCTCGCCGCGGCCGAGATCCGCACGGTCGTGGAGCGGGCCGAGGGCAACGCCTTCTTCACCGAGGAGCTGGTGGCGGCGGTCGGTTCGACGGTCGTCCCCCGCGACCTGGCGGGGCTGCTGCTGCTGCGGCTGGACTCCCTGGACGTCGAGTCCCAGCTGGTGGTGCGGGCGGCCGCGGCGGGCGGACGGCAGGTGCGCGACGACGTGCTGGCCGCGGTGGCCGGGCTGGGGCCGGAGGCGTTCGAGGCCGCCGTCCGCTCGGCGGTGGAGCTGAACGTGCTGGTGGCCGACGTCGACGGCTACCGGTTCCGGCACTCGCTGCTGGCCGAGGCGGTCTACGAGGACCTGCTCCCCGGCGAGCGGCGCCGGCTGCACGCCGCCTTCGTGCGGGCGCTGACCACCCTCGGCAACGGCGGGGCGGCCGACCTCGCGCGGCACGCCGTGGCCGCGGGGGAGCACGCGACGGCCGTCCGCGCCGGCGACCGGGCCGGCGACGAGGCGCTGGCCGCGGGCGGCCCCGACGAGGCGGCCCGGCACTTCGCGCAGGCCTTGGACCTGCACCCCGGCTGGGGAGCGCCCGACGTGCCGGACCTGGTCCGGCTGACCGAGAAGGCGGCGGCGGCGGCCGCCGCGGCCGGCCACGTGCTCCGGGCGGGATCGGTGGTCGCCGAGCAGCTCGCACGGCTGCCGGCCGACGCGCCGGCCGAGGACCGGGCCCGGCTGCTGGTCGCCCGGACGGAGGCCGGGCTGCTCTCGGAGTCCAGCACCGACGTCGTCGCGCTCGCACGGGAGGCGGTGTCGCTGGTCCCCGCCGAGCCCCCGACCGCCCTGCGCAACCGGGCGGTGGCCGTGCTCGCGACCGCCCTGGCCTCCGTCCGGCAGGACGAGGAGGCGCTGCGCTGGGCCGAGGAGGGTCTCGCCACCCCGCCCGAGCTGCGGGTCGGGGAGGTGACGACGCTGCTGCAGACGGTGCTGGCCCGGGTCACCGAGCGCGGCGGCGACCCGGCGGCCTCCGAGCGGATGCTGCGGCGGGCGCTGGAGGAGGGCCCGGACGACCTCGCCCGGCTGCGGGTCCGCTACCAGCTGGGCTGGGTCGAGCTCGAGGGCGGCCAGCTCGAGCAGGCCTTGACGACCTTCCGGCAGGCGGCGCGACGCAGCGCCGAGCTGGGCCGGCCCTACGCCCCGACGGGCGCGGACTCGCGGGTGCTGGCGGGCCTGGTCGCCTACCAGCTGGGCCGCTGGGACCTGGCCGAGGAGCTGTCCGAGCCCGGCGCCGGGCAGCCACCCCCGCTGGCGGCGGCCGGGCTCGCCGCGGTCGCGCTCGCGGTGCGGGCGGGTCGCGGGCGGACCGCCGGCTGGCCGGAGCTGATGGCGCGGGTCCGTCCGCAGTGGACCACCGACGGCATGGTGGCGGTGCACAGCACCGCGGCGGCGATCGACCTGCACGGCGACGCCGGGCACGTCGACGCGGCGCTGGCCGTCTACGACGAGCTGGTCGCGTGCATCACGACGGTGTGGGGCACCCGGGACTTCCAGGGCCAGATCCGGCTGGCGGGGTTGCTGCTCGGGCAGCTGGCCGCGCACGCCACCGGCGCGGACCCGGAGCGTCGGCCGGCTCTGCTGGAGCGCGCTGACGCGCTGGTCGACGCCGCGCGGCGGGCCCGCGCGATGGGCCGCCGCCCCGAGCCCGGCCTGGAGAGCCAGGCCTGGCTGGCGCGGGTGCACGCAGAACGGCTGCGGCTGCAGCAGGCCGCGGGCGAGCCGGTCGACCCTGCGGAGGTGGAACGGGCCTGGGCGGCGGCGGTCACGGCGGTCGAGCGCTACGGTCAGCCGTTCGAGCTGGCGCGCAGCCGGACGCGCTGGGCGGCGGCGCTGAAGCGGCTGGGCCACGGGCGGGAGGCGGCCGACGTCGCGCGGCTGGCGCAGGAGACGGCGGAGGCGTTGGGTGCCGCTCCACTGCTCGCGGAGCTCCGGCCGCTGGTGGGCCGCCGCGGCGCGCCCGAGGTGCTCACCCCGCGGGAGGCGGAGGTGCTCGCGCTGGTCGCGGAAGGCCTGAGCAACCGCGAGGTGGGCGAGCGGCTGGTCGTCAGCACGAAGACGGTGAGCGTGCACGTGTCGAACATCCTGGCCAAGCTGGCCGTCCGCTCGCGCACCGAGGCCGTCGCCGTCGCCCGACGCCGCGGCCTGCTGGCCTGA
- a CDS encoding MFS transporter — translation MTSPRTSTVRIILASRFYRSAFAALLLSGLAVSATLPQLTLFLVRDLGASYTVAGLYYVTNLAAPVAGFLLGRLSDRREDRLGLFRVCAVVGALGWLAMALSTEVWMPFVISAVALSISGASMAQLFAATRDELSRQPTGADNRILSAVRMAFTAGWVLGPVLGSWLGSVVGLRPLLVATAVLTLSQVLPLGGQRVLRFRHPGHELAGTRSPRGSRRRMVPLLAFTGLCVLAMTGDTIKFGFLPLYMADELGVPDTVRGAVIAIQPLLELTLMPFLARFADRYGPLKVMVFGLALGVGANLAFATSTGVAGLFLGQLLAAGLWAALGALGVSIAQHLYPEGVGTASGVFLSSMTLGAATGGLIGGFGVARLGLPEVFYVPAVLSAIALVGLVVLERRLRVREPLAVPEPVASGRR, via the coding sequence GTGACCAGCCCTCGCACCTCGACCGTGCGCATCATCCTCGCGTCCCGCTTCTACCGGAGCGCCTTCGCGGCCCTGCTGCTGAGCGGCCTGGCCGTCTCGGCGACGCTGCCGCAGCTGACGCTGTTCCTCGTCCGCGACCTCGGTGCGTCCTACACCGTCGCCGGGCTCTACTACGTGACCAACCTGGCGGCGCCCGTCGCCGGCTTCCTCCTCGGGCGGCTGTCCGACCGTCGCGAGGACCGGCTGGGGCTGTTCCGGGTCTGCGCCGTCGTCGGAGCGCTGGGCTGGCTGGCCATGGCGCTCAGCACCGAGGTCTGGATGCCCTTCGTCATCAGCGCCGTGGCCCTCAGCATCTCCGGGGCCTCGATGGCCCAGCTCTTCGCCGCCACCCGCGACGAGCTCAGCCGGCAGCCCACGGGGGCGGACAACCGGATCCTCTCGGCCGTCCGGATGGCCTTCACCGCGGGCTGGGTGCTGGGCCCGGTGCTGGGTAGCTGGCTGGGCAGCGTGGTGGGGCTCCGTCCCCTCCTCGTGGCCACCGCGGTGCTCACGCTGAGCCAGGTGCTGCCCCTCGGTGGGCAGCGGGTGCTGCGCTTCCGGCATCCGGGTCACGAGCTCGCAGGTACCCGCAGCCCGCGTGGGTCCCGGCGCCGGATGGTGCCCCTGCTGGCGTTCACCGGCCTGTGCGTCCTCGCCATGACCGGGGACACCATCAAGTTCGGCTTCCTCCCCCTCTACATGGCCGACGAGCTCGGGGTGCCCGACACCGTGCGGGGCGCCGTCATCGCCATCCAGCCGCTGCTCGAGCTCACCCTCATGCCGTTCCTCGCCCGCTTCGCCGACCGGTACGGGCCGCTGAAGGTGATGGTGTTCGGGCTGGCCCTGGGCGTCGGGGCGAACCTCGCCTTCGCCACCAGCACCGGCGTGGCCGGGCTCTTCCTCGGCCAGCTGCTCGCCGCGGGCCTGTGGGCCGCCCTGGGCGCCCTGGGCGTCTCGATCGCTCAGCACCTGTATCCCGAGGGGGTCGGCACGGCCTCGGGGGTCTTCCTCAGCTCGATGACGCTGGGCGCCGCCACCGGCGGCCTCATCGGCGGCTTCGGCGTCGCCCGGCTCGGTCTGCCCGAGGTCTTCTACGTGCCGGCGGTGCTGTCGGCGATCGCCCTGGTGGGGCTCGTCGTGCTCGAGCGTCGGCTGCGGGTGAGGGAGCCGCTCGCCGTCCCCGAACCCGTGGCCAGCGGTCGGCGCTGA
- a CDS encoding catalase — MTDVASQGPAAGQEDRAVLTNRQGHPVYDNQNQRTVGARGPATLENYQFLEKISHFDRERIPERVVHARGFVAYGEFEATGTWGDEPIAAYTRAKLFSEAGKKTDLAIRFSSVIGGRDSSEAARDPRGFAVKFYTEDGNWDLVGNNLAVFFIRDAIKFPDVIHALKPDPITFRQEPARIFDFMSQTPESMHMLVNLFSPRGIPANYRTMQGFGVNTYKWVNAEGVTHLVKYHFQPHAGVKSLTEVDAANIQANDLGHASKDLYEAIENGDHPKWDLYVQVMSDDEHPELDFDPLDDTKVWPENEFEPKLVGTMTLNRNVTDHHNESEQIAFGTGVLVDGLDFSDDKMLVGRTFSYSDTQRYRVGPNYLQLPVNSAKNARVATNQRGGQMSFGTDLGEGQNPHVNYEPSITGGLREAQYPTHDEQGPEISGRLTRKRLPRTNDYLQAGQRYQLQEQWEKDDLVANFVHLIGQAARPVQERMVWHFLMVDDELGLRVGEGLGITPDDVRMLEPLQTQTLSEDELDRLANLGKNGVRDVSGLRMTHTVPNEHVVVER; from the coding sequence ATGACCGACGTCGCCAGCCAGGGCCCCGCTGCGGGCCAGGAGGACCGCGCCGTCCTGACGAACCGTCAGGGCCACCCGGTCTACGACAACCAGAACCAGCGCACCGTCGGGGCCCGGGGTCCCGCCACGCTGGAGAACTACCAGTTCCTCGAGAAGATCAGCCACTTCGACCGCGAGCGCATCCCCGAGCGGGTCGTGCACGCCCGTGGCTTCGTCGCCTACGGCGAGTTCGAGGCCACCGGCACCTGGGGCGACGAGCCGATCGCCGCCTACACCCGCGCGAAGCTGTTCAGCGAGGCCGGCAAGAAGACCGACCTGGCCATCCGCTTCTCCAGCGTGATCGGTGGCCGGGACTCCTCCGAGGCGGCGCGCGACCCCCGCGGCTTCGCGGTGAAGTTCTACACCGAGGACGGCAACTGGGACCTCGTCGGCAACAACCTCGCCGTCTTCTTCATCCGGGACGCCATCAAGTTCCCCGACGTCATCCACGCGCTCAAGCCCGACCCCATCACGTTCCGGCAGGAGCCCGCGCGCATCTTCGACTTCATGTCGCAGACGCCGGAGTCCATGCACATGCTGGTGAACCTGTTCAGCCCGCGCGGCATCCCGGCCAACTACCGGACCATGCAGGGCTTCGGCGTGAACACGTACAAGTGGGTCAACGCCGAGGGCGTCACGCACCTGGTGAAGTACCACTTCCAGCCCCACGCCGGCGTCAAGAGCCTCACCGAGGTCGACGCCGCGAACATCCAGGCGAACGACCTCGGGCACGCCTCGAAGGACCTCTACGAGGCGATCGAGAACGGCGACCACCCGAAGTGGGACCTGTACGTGCAGGTGATGAGCGACGACGAGCACCCCGAGCTGGACTTCGACCCGCTGGACGACACGAAGGTGTGGCCCGAGAACGAGTTCGAGCCGAAGCTGGTCGGCACCATGACGCTCAACCGCAACGTCACCGACCACCACAACGAGAGCGAGCAGATCGCCTTCGGCACCGGCGTGCTGGTCGACGGGCTCGACTTCTCCGACGACAAGATGCTGGTCGGACGGACCTTCAGCTACTCCGACACGCAGCGCTACCGGGTGGGCCCGAACTACCTGCAGCTGCCGGTGAACAGCGCGAAGAACGCCCGCGTCGCCACGAACCAGCGCGGCGGCCAGATGTCGTTCGGCACCGATCTCGGTGAGGGTCAGAACCCGCACGTCAACTACGAGCCCTCGATCACCGGTGGTCTGCGCGAGGCGCAGTACCCGACGCACGACGAGCAGGGGCCGGAGATCTCCGGGCGGCTGACGCGGAAGCGCCTCCCGCGGACCAACGACTACCTCCAGGCCGGGCAGCGCTACCAGCTGCAGGAGCAGTGGGAGAAGGACGACCTGGTCGCCAACTTCGTCCACCTCATCGGGCAGGCCGCCCGGCCGGTGCAGGAGCGGATGGTCTGGCACTTCCTGATGGTGGACGACGAACTGGGCCTGCGGGTCGGCGAGGGTCTCGGGATCACCCCGGACGACGTCAGGATGCTCGAGCCGCTGCAGACCCAGACCCTGTCCGAGGACGAGCTGGACCGGCTGGCCAATCTGGGCAAGAACGGCGTGCGGGACGTCAGCGGTCTCCGCATGACGCACACCGTGCCCAACGAGCACGTCGTCGTGGAGCGCTGA